A segment of the Marinobacter alexandrii genome:
AATAGAGCCCCAAGCCACCCGTGGAAAAATCCTAATACATATAGATTTCTGTTTTTCAAGTAAGTATATGTGTAAAATAATGCGAGGATAAAGGTTCCTAAAACTAGCCACCAATCGGGGTAGTGGAGTATTCCGAATAGGATTGATGTGATTATAATGATTGATTGCGCTTTAATGCGGTTTAATTCTTGAAGATTTCCTGCAACAAGTGCCATGATTAAAAATTGCTGCAGCACACCAAAAACTGGATATAGAATAAGGATTGGAATAATATGCCAGGTTATGTTAATAGTATCTTGATAGTAGCCAATAGATAAACACGCCATAAAAGAAACTATTCCAAATGGAAGGACGCGTCTTAAGACACGGTTGAAATTATCCACCCTAAATCCCCATTTTTTGAAGAGTTCAGAATGATTTCTAACTCTCATGGTTATATAGGTACTCCAAAACCCGAACATCAATAAGATAAACACAAGTCGAAGATTCAAAACATCGTAGAATAGGAACTTGCCTAATGCGGTAACTGAGACAGCAACAATTTCAAAAGAACGGTGATTTTGTGATGACATGTAACTAATGGCATCACAAATTAAAGAGAACCTCAAATACCCTAACTCATTTTTTAAGGGTAATCATTAATTTAAGCTGATCAGCATTGAATGTGTTTTGATTTTTGACTACCCATTCAATCTTTTTGATACTCTGTATGTTCTGTGTAGGGTTTTCTGAAAGAATAATGAGATTAGCCACTTTACCTACGTCTAGGCTTCCAAAATAATTGTCCAATTCAAAAAACTGAGGGCCGTTGATGATTGAAGTTTGAAGCGCTTGAAGGGGAGTGAGCCCTGCTTCTACCAGCATAAACAATTCTCCATGCAATGAAGCTCCAGGGTACACATATGAGTTATATGCTCCACAATCAGATCCAGCTAGAAGATTAATGCCAGCTTCGTGCATAGGCTTTACCATCTCAACAAATTTTTCGCGCATGGAAGTGTTAAATTCCTGAGCAGATGCTGATCTGCTCATTGCTGACTTTATCCGTCTTGAGTATGTTTCTTGAATTCCCTTTCCCATACTGGTGAGTAAAGAATCCTCGCTGTGATCATCAAAAGGAAGTTGATTGAGGATTTTTCCTATGTAGAGAGTAGGAGTCGCATAAAAATTTTTTGAAGCTAATTTTATAAACACTTCATTTGCAAGCGTATAATCATAGGACTCTAGAAGTTCAGGAAGAATACCATAACCCCTATTAAGTTGTGTTAAGCTGTCCCCCATGGGAGAAGTAGCATTTAATGCATAGTAAAGATGTTCTATCCCATCTAACCCGAGGTTTACTGCTTTCATTAAGCTGGCGTTCATCGGCATATGGCCGGTGATATTTACGTTACGTGATTCCGCTTCTTTAATCAAGGCGTAGTACATTTCATTTGAAAGACTACCATCGTACGTTTTAAAATAATCTACTTCCAATTGCATGAGGGAATCCATAGCTGGGTCAATATCATTGGTGTTTTCAATTCTAATGGAACCGTCCCATGCAGGGTTAACGCCATCAAACTTTGGTCCTGAGGTGAAAATGTCTGGCCCAAGAAGTTTTCCATCCCTTATTTCACTTCTCCATTCAAGAACACTTGGTGTTATGTCTCCTCCAGCATCCCGCACGGTTGTCACCCCATGAGCGATATAAAGGGGCAGGAGGTCTTTGTTCTCGGCAATAAGAGAATCTCCCCCGCGAAAATGGACATGCATATCCCATAGCCCTGGCATTACAAAATTATTCTTCGCATCAATTATTTGGTCAGCGGTATACCTGTTGACTGATTCGACGCTTGCTACTAGCCTTATTGTATCATTGGAAATTCCAATGACCTTATGCTTGGA
Coding sequences within it:
- a CDS encoding CPBP family intramembrane glutamic endopeptidase, with the translated sequence MSSQNHRSFEIVAVSVTALGKFLFYDVLNLRLVFILLMFGFWSTYITMRVRNHSELFKKWGFRVDNFNRVLRRVLPFGIVSFMACLSIGYYQDTINITWHIIPILILYPVFGVLQQFLIMALVAGNLQELNRIKAQSIIIITSILFGILHYPDWWLVLGTFILALFYTYTYLKNRNLYVLGFFHGWLGALFYYTVVDKDPFTEIFGFIF
- a CDS encoding amidohydrolase family protein, whose protein sequence is MPYKITLLSLIILFFSCTSTETESFDLLITNASILDISEGSISKHKVIGISNDTIRLVASVESVNRYTADQIIDAKNNFVMPGLWDMHVHFRGGDSLIAENKDLLPLYIAHGVTTVRDAGGDITPSVLEWRSEIRDGKLLGPDIFTSGPKFDGVNPAWDGSIRIENTNDIDPAMDSLMQLEVDYFKTYDGSLSNEMYYALIKEAESRNVNITGHMPMNASLMKAVNLGLDGIEHLYYALNATSPMGDSLTQLNRGYGILPELLESYDYTLANEVFIKLASKNFYATPTLYIGKILNQLPFDDHSEDSLLTSMGKGIQETYSRRIKSAMSRSASAQEFNTSMREKFVEMVKPMHEAGINLLAGSDCGAYNSYVYPGASLHGELFMLVEAGLTPLQALQTSIINGPQFFELDNYFGSLDVGKVANLIILSENPTQNIQSIKKIEWVVKNQNTFNADQLKLMITLKK